The DNA region AAAAAGCGGGTATCAAAAGCGAAGACATTATTATTGAGTGCGATCAGATGCGAACACTACGTATCTCATCTTTGCGGGTAACCGTTGCCGGGAAACCGGGACAAACCGTGGGAGTAAGTTATCTCCGCGGTGGAAAACGTGTCGACGTGAACATCCCACTTGGGAGCCATGTCGGAACACCCAACGACCCACAGCGTGATCCATTCCGGAAATTGTAATTGCGAGTATTCCAATAGGAAATCCTCGTTAGCGAGTTTTAGAATCGAGTATCAGATGAGTTCATCGAACTCCGAACCCGGCTTTCGGCCACAAGAAATTCAGCAGCTCCTAAAGAATTCGGTAGATGCATTCGCCGAACCGCAATTGGCTGGCACAAAAGAAGAACCCCCCGTAAACAAAAAACCGGTCGATCCAACAAATTTTACAATAACCCCATTGGAGCTCGAGCATCACCTAAACCAGTTTGTCATTGGCCAAGCGGATGCAGTATCTATCCTTGCCACGAAAATTGCAACTCACTACAACCGGATGCGCCTTGAAAGCCAGCGTCCTGAACTGCCCCACATTCTGGGCAATATAAAACCGAATGTTGTCTTGATTGGACCAACTGGCGTCGGTAAAACGTACATCATCCGGTTGATTGCCGATTTCATCCACGTTCCGTTCGTAAAAGCAGATGCCACAAAATTCAGTGAGACCGGATATGTCGGCGGCGATGTTGAAGATTTAGTCCGTGAATTGGTTCACGTCGCCGGCGGCGATATCGCGGCGGCCGAGCGCGGTATAATTTACATCGACGAAATCGATAAAATTGCCGCTGCATCGAATACGATGGGGATTGACGTATCCCGTACCGGTGTCCAGCGTAATCTGCTCAAAATCATGGAAGAGACGGAAGTCGACATGAAAGTCCCCCATGACATCGCTTCGCAGATGGAAGCCGCGATGCAGATGCAGCGAACAGGGAAAGCGGAACAGAAAAAAGTCAACACCCGGAATGTTCTCTTTATTGTGAGTGGTGCGTTTCAACAACTCGAAGAAATCGTTCGAAAACGGATGAAAGGCAGTACTGTCGGTTTTGGAAAGAATTTGCATCGGGTCGGAAGCGACGATAACTGGACGGAAAACATCGTTGCGCAAGATTTGGTATCATTTGGTTTTGAAACGGAATTTGTCGGACGCCTCCCGGTGATGGCGAAGCTTATCAAACTTGGCGTCGACGAGTTATATCAAATCCTCCGCTCCCCAACCAGCGCAGTTGTTTTGGGAAAGAAGCGGGATTTTCTGGCATACGGGATCAACTTAGAATTTACCGATGATGCATTCCATTTGCTTGCCGAATTAGCGTTCGCCGAGCGAACAGGCGCTCGCGGCATATTAGCCGTACTCGAACGTCTATTGCTTCCATTTGAAAAGTATCTGCCGGGAAAAGTAACAGAGCTACTCTTCGATGAAGAAGCAATAACCAACCCCAATAATGCGCTCGAACGAATTTTGACTCACTCCTCCGTATTGGCATACCAACGAAAGATGCTGTTCGATCATTCGTTAACCTTGCGGTTTGGCGCTGAGGCCGAGCATTGGTTGTTGGAGAAAAGTCGAACGAGCGGGATAGCGGTAGAGAACATCCTGACCGAACTCTTGAAGAATTATCCCTACGGTCTTACATTATTGGGTAAATCCGAAATCGACATCACCGTTGAGATTCTACAAAACTCCCAACGTTTTCTGGATGAAACGATACGTACGACGTTTGCCAAGCGGGAAGAGCAGATAGAGGGGAACGAATGACAAGCGATGTTATCAAAGTAACCGGAATGAGTTGCGATCATTGCAAAGCCGCCGTCGAACAGGCGTTACGGAAAGTACCAGGAACGTACAAAATCGATGTAAACCGCCCTGCTGGCACCGCCGCAGTGGAATGGGACGAATCAAAAGCGCCCCGTACGTCTTTAATTGAGGCAATCGTCGACGCAGGATTTGAAGCTGAGTAATTCGTAATACTTTCGTTTTGAAACGCTGATGGATTTTGTACCGAGTGGCCATCACTCAGTGTATCCAGCCAGCAGATTATCCCCGCGTAACGTCCGACATCATCGGTTCGTTACGCATTTACCGCACCGACTCCACTCGAGGAATCAATGAAGAAATCCGCATTTTCAAAGTATATGGATCGCGAACCACTCATCGTTTTTGAGTGGCACGACGACGAAACCGACGCAGTCGGTTGGACAGTCATTAACTCATTGCGCAACGGTGCTGCTGGCGGCGGTACCCGGATGCGCAAGGAAGTGAACCGGGAAGAAGTTCGTGGCTTGGCAAAAGTCATGGAACTAAAATTCACGGTCTCTGGCCCAAAAATCGGAGGCGCGAAGAGCGGTATCCGGTTCGATCCCACCTCGCCGGATAAAGCCGGTGTTGTTAAACGTTGGTACAAGGCGGTACTGCCGCTACTGCGCTCCCGTTATGGTACAGGTGGCGATATGAATCTCGGTTTGAATGATACCGTGCTACCTATCCTATGGCAGTACGGTTTGGGTCATCCACAAGAAGGCATCGTCCGTGGACATTACCGACGTAATGAATTGGTAACGACTGAATTGTTACATCGCCTTCGCACCGGAATTATCATGCCGGTACACGGATTCAGCGAGTTACTGAAGATCAAAGGGTATGCCCCGACAATCGGTGGCATTATGACTGGTTACGGTGTCGCACATTCGGCCATCTGGTTTTATGAGAATACTCACGGTTCAATTCAGGGGAAGAAAATCGCAATCGAAGGATTCGGCGAAGTCGGCGCGTTAGCCGCTTATTTCCTCCAAAAAGCGGGAGCGAAAATAGTAGCCCTACACGACCAAAACCGCTGGATAGCGAACGACAAAGGTTTGCCGGTATTGGATCTGATGGCAGAGCGTCCCGAAGGAAGACACCTTCCAATCGAGGGAACCAAAGAACGGAAGAAAGGGGAAGTGATTCCACCTTACTTCAAGAAAACCGATTTCGATGTTTACATTCCCGCTGCCATTGGCGAATCGATCTCCCATGAGCATTTAGAGCAATTGCCTGCGAAGGTAATCGTTAGTGGCGCAAATGATCCTT from bacterium includes:
- a CDS encoding AAA family ATPase; translated protein: MSSSNSEPGFRPQEIQQLLKNSVDAFAEPQLAGTKEEPPVNKKPVDPTNFTITPLELEHHLNQFVIGQADAVSILATKIATHYNRMRLESQRPELPHILGNIKPNVVLIGPTGVGKTYIIRLIADFIHVPFVKADATKFSETGYVGGDVEDLVRELVHVAGGDIAAAERGIIYIDEIDKIAAASNTMGIDVSRTGVQRNLLKIMEETEVDMKVPHDIASQMEAAMQMQRTGKAEQKKVNTRNVLFIVSGAFQQLEEIVRKRMKGSTVGFGKNLHRVGSDDNWTENIVAQDLVSFGFETEFVGRLPVMAKLIKLGVDELYQILRSPTSAVVLGKKRDFLAYGINLEFTDDAFHLLAELAFAERTGARGILAVLERLLLPFEKYLPGKVTELLFDEEAITNPNNALERILTHSSVLAYQRKMLFDHSLTLRFGAEAEHWLLEKSRTSGIAVENILTELLKNYPYGLTLLGKSEIDITVEILQNSQRFLDETIRTTFAKREEQIEGNE
- a CDS encoding cation transporter; translated protein: MTSDVIKVTGMSCDHCKAAVEQALRKVPGTYKIDVNRPAGTAAVEWDESKAPRTSLIEAIVDAGFEAE
- a CDS encoding amino acid dehydrogenase, with protein sequence MKKSAFSKYMDREPLIVFEWHDDETDAVGWTVINSLRNGAAGGGTRMRKEVNREEVRGLAKVMELKFTVSGPKIGGAKSGIRFDPTSPDKAGVVKRWYKAVLPLLRSRYGTGGDMNLGLNDTVLPILWQYGLGHPQEGIVRGHYRRNELVTTELLHRLRTGIIMPVHGFSELLKIKGYAPTIGGIMTGYGVAHSAIWFYENTHGSIQGKKIAIEGFGEVGALAAYFLQKAGAKIVALHDQNRWIANDKGLPVLDLMAERPEGRHLPIEGTKERKKGEVIPPYFKKTDFDVYIPAAIGESISHEHLEQLPAKVIVSGANDPFVGDPVGNTKIRDEADKKVTVIPDFVANCGTARLFGILMDPNRPAMPEEKEFLSDLEATIDRPLAMLLDSNPKLTGWATAAYEHAAQELEDARKTGDYDYPV